A genomic segment from uncultured Desulfuromonas sp. encodes:
- a CDS encoding nitroreductase family protein yields MEIFESIAARRAVKHFDPQHTMSPDEQQRLFSAAALSPTAFNIQNWRFVVVEDPTLRQKIREAAWGQAQVTDSSLLVILCADLKAWEKEPIRYWRDATKEAQEFILPAIDNYYRGKESVQRDEAMRSCGLAAQTLMLAAQGLGYDSCPMDGFDFDAVGKLINLPEDHIVTMFVAIGKQTQPPWPRPGQLPLDEVVIKNHF; encoded by the coding sequence ATGGAAATCTTCGAAAGTATCGCGGCACGACGTGCCGTCAAACATTTTGATCCGCAACACACTATGAGCCCGGACGAGCAACAGCGCCTTTTTTCAGCGGCGGCTCTGTCGCCGACGGCCTTTAACATTCAAAACTGGCGATTTGTCGTTGTCGAAGATCCAACCTTACGGCAAAAAATTCGTGAAGCGGCCTGGGGTCAGGCGCAGGTGACAGATTCTTCCCTGCTGGTCATTCTTTGCGCCGACCTTAAAGCCTGGGAGAAAGAACCCATTCGCTACTGGCGCGATGCGACGAAGGAAGCTCAGGAGTTCATCCTTCCGGCGATAGATAACTACTACCGTGGCAAAGAAAGTGTGCAGCGCGATGAGGCTATGCGTTCCTGCGGTCTGGCAGCGCAGACCCTGATGCTGGCGGCACAGGGTTTGGGATATGATTCCTGCCCCATGGACGGCTTCGACTTTGACGCCGTCGGCAAACTGATCAACCTGCCCGAGGATCATATCGTCACCATGTTTGTCGCCATCGGCAAGCAGACGCAGCCACCATGGCCCCGACCGGGTCAGTTGCCTCTGGACGAGGTGGTGATCAAAAATCACTTTTAA
- the acnA gene encoding aconitate hydratase AcnA yields MSQQVAPHILSVFGQDYQYYSLSHAASSLSADLDRLPKTIKILLENLLRFSEPQADVMALAQWQPQAERQEIAWRPTRVLMQDFTGVPAIVDLAAMRDAVAARGGDPSVINPQIPVDLVIDHSVTVERFGNKQAFADNVAIEMERNRERYRFLHWGQQAFENFRVVPPGTGICHQVNLEYLASVVHNQQADGSVVLSPDTLVGTDSHTTMINGLAVLGWGVGGIEAEAAMLGQPISMLVPDVIGFRLHGSLPEGITATDLVLTVTQMLRQKGVVGKFVEFYGEGLDQLPLADRATIGNMAPEYGATCGFFPVDQLTLDYMTLSGRSAQQVAVVEAYCKAQGLWRDSSAADPEFTDVLELDLATVQSSLAGPKRPQDRVAMVEVGQVFDKVMVADQPEIDQAATSKVADSDFSLKHGDVVIAAITSCTNTSNPAVMLCAGLLAQKATALGLTTKPWVKTSLAPGSKVVSDYLNKAGVQPHLDALGFNLVGYGCTTCIGNSGPLPENIATAIDAADLNVCSVLSGNRNFEGRIHPLTKSNWLASPPLVVAYALAGTMRIDLSQDPLGEDGSGNPVYLKDIWPTMKEVAQAVSLVSGDMFQKQYADVFTGDEQWQNMEVADSQLYPWDEDSTYIRLPTFFTLPNNQDDIESARILAKLGNSITTDHISPAGAIAANSPAADYLRDHGVEQKDFNSYGSRRGNHEVMMRGTFANIRIRNEMVPDVVGGYTRDLLDGEVKPIFTAAMDYQQQGVPLVIIAGKEYGTGSSRDWAAKGTLLQGVRAVIAESFERIHRSNLLGMGVLPLQFTSGQSRDSLGLTGTEKITILGLGENLSAKCSLTMTIDYEDGRQGQAELLCRLDTEEELKSYRSGGILRHVLNQLTA; encoded by the coding sequence ATGTCGCAACAGGTCGCACCCCATATCTTGTCTGTTTTCGGTCAGGATTACCAGTATTACAGTCTTTCTCACGCTGCATCCTCGTTATCTGCTGATTTAGATCGATTACCGAAAACCATCAAAATTCTGTTGGAGAATCTGTTGCGATTTTCCGAGCCACAAGCAGATGTTATGGCCCTGGCCCAGTGGCAGCCTCAGGCTGAACGTCAGGAGATCGCCTGGCGACCGACGCGGGTACTGATGCAGGATTTTACCGGTGTACCGGCCATCGTTGATCTGGCCGCCATGCGTGATGCCGTTGCCGCGCGTGGAGGCGATCCTTCGGTGATCAATCCCCAGATCCCGGTGGATCTGGTTATTGATCATTCCGTGACGGTCGAGCGTTTTGGCAACAAGCAGGCCTTTGCCGACAATGTGGCCATTGAGATGGAACGGAACCGCGAGCGTTACCGTTTTCTGCATTGGGGCCAACAGGCATTTGAAAACTTTCGCGTTGTGCCGCCGGGAACCGGTATTTGCCATCAGGTGAATCTCGAATATCTGGCCAGTGTGGTCCATAACCAACAGGCCGATGGCTCTGTTGTGTTATCACCCGATACGCTGGTTGGAACCGACAGCCATACCACCATGATCAACGGTCTTGCCGTTCTGGGTTGGGGGGTCGGCGGGATTGAAGCTGAAGCCGCCATGTTGGGCCAGCCGATCTCTATGCTGGTGCCTGATGTCATCGGCTTCCGTCTGCATGGAAGCCTCCCAGAAGGCATTACCGCAACGGATCTGGTTCTGACTGTTACCCAGATGCTGCGCCAAAAAGGGGTGGTCGGTAAGTTTGTCGAATTCTACGGTGAAGGCCTTGACCAGTTGCCACTGGCGGACCGGGCTACCATCGGCAATATGGCTCCGGAATATGGCGCGACCTGTGGTTTCTTCCCGGTGGATCAATTAACTCTCGATTATATGACCCTCAGTGGTCGTTCCGCCCAACAAGTGGCAGTCGTTGAGGCGTACTGTAAAGCCCAGGGCTTGTGGCGTGATTCATCTGCAGCCGATCCGGAATTTACCGATGTGTTGGAGCTTGATCTTGCAACAGTCCAATCAAGCCTGGCCGGTCCAAAACGTCCTCAGGATCGTGTTGCCATGGTTGAGGTCGGACAGGTGTTTGACAAAGTGATGGTCGCTGATCAGCCTGAGATTGATCAGGCGGCGACATCCAAGGTTGCGGACAGTGATTTTTCACTGAAACATGGCGATGTTGTCATCGCTGCCATTACTTCCTGTACCAATACCTCCAATCCCGCTGTCATGCTGTGTGCCGGACTTCTGGCTCAGAAAGCGACTGCCCTTGGGCTGACAACCAAACCGTGGGTAAAGACATCTCTGGCACCTGGTTCCAAAGTGGTCAGCGATTACCTGAATAAAGCCGGCGTGCAACCGCATCTTGATGCTCTTGGTTTCAATCTAGTCGGCTATGGCTGCACCACCTGTATTGGTAACTCGGGCCCCTTGCCGGAAAATATTGCTACCGCCATTGACGCGGCCGACCTGAATGTCTGTTCCGTTTTGTCGGGGAATCGCAATTTTGAAGGACGCATTCATCCCTTGACCAAATCCAACTGGCTGGCGTCGCCACCGTTGGTGGTTGCCTATGCTCTGGCTGGCACCATGCGCATTGATTTGTCTCAGGACCCTCTGGGCGAAGATGGATCAGGCAATCCGGTTTATCTGAAAGATATCTGGCCGACCATGAAAGAAGTGGCTCAGGCCGTGTCTCTTGTCAGCGGCGATATGTTCCAGAAGCAATATGCCGATGTGTTTACCGGTGATGAGCAGTGGCAGAACATGGAAGTCGCCGATAGCCAGCTTTATCCCTGGGATGAAGATTCGACGTACATCCGTCTGCCGACCTTTTTTACCTTGCCCAACAACCAGGACGATATCGAATCGGCACGTATTCTCGCCAAGCTGGGCAATTCGATTACCACCGACCATATTTCACCGGCGGGCGCAATTGCTGCCAACAGCCCGGCAGCCGACTATCTGCGCGATCATGGTGTAGAGCAAAAGGATTTCAACTCCTACGGGTCACGGCGCGGTAATCACGAAGTGATGATGCGTGGTACTTTTGCCAATATCCGGATTCGTAACGAGATGGTGCCGGATGTAGTGGGCGGCTATACACGTGATCTGCTCGATGGCGAAGTGAAGCCGATCTTCACCGCGGCCATGGATTACCAGCAGCAGGGCGTTCCTCTGGTGATCATTGCCGGTAAAGAGTACGGCACCGGCTCCAGCCGTGACTGGGCGGCGAAAGGAACCTTGCTGCAAGGGGTGAGGGCGGTTATTGCCGAGAGTTTTGAACGGATCCATCGCTCCAACCTCTTGGGGATGGGCGTATTGCCGTTGCAGTTTACCTCAGGGCAGAGCCGTGATTCCCTCGGCTTGACCGGTACGGAGAAGATTACCATTCTCGGTCTGGGTGAAAATCTCAGCGCCAAGTGTTCTCTGACGATGACGATTGACTATGAAGATGGCCGTCAGGGGCAGGCTGAACTCCTCTGTCGTCTCGATACGGAAGAGGAACTCAAGTCCTATCGCAGTGGCGGTATTCTGCGTCACGTCCTCAATCAGTTGACGGCATAA
- a CDS encoding J domain-containing protein: protein MEYQQLEKALELFAIRDRASLKEIKARHKTLVKKHHPDAGGNDPDAIRAINEAYQHLMEYCSNYRFSFTREEFMEQNPVERLREQFAYDPVWGGRDPDSDKKCL from the coding sequence ATGGAATATCAGCAACTAGAAAAAGCCTTGGAATTATTTGCCATACGGGATCGGGCAAGCCTCAAAGAGATTAAAGCGCGCCATAAGACGTTGGTCAAAAAGCATCATCCGGACGCGGGCGGCAACGATCCTGATGCCATACGTGCCATTAATGAAGCCTATCAACATCTGATGGAGTACTGCTCAAATTATCGTTTTTCTTTTACACGTGAAGAATTCATGGAACAAAATCCCGTAGAACGCCTACGTGAACAATTTGCCTATGATCCCGTTTGGGGAGGCAGAGACCCGGATAGTGACAAAAAGTGCCTCTAA